The genomic stretch CGTTCACCACGACCTTGTCGCCGGCCAGAGTCACCGTGTTGGCGGTGTAGGCGGCGTTGGAGGTGAGCGTCTTGCCGACCGCGTTCAGCGCGACTTCCGAGGCCTGCAGCTGCGTCATCGGCTCGACGACGATGTTGCCGCCCTTGCTGCCGGCGATGCGCGGCGCGGTTTCGACGTTGATGCGGTTGTCGGCGATCATCTTGCCGCCCAGGCTGGCCTGGCCGTCGGCATCCGAACGCAGTTCGATCGAACCGCCGGCGCCGGTGGTGGCGCGACGCGCTTCGATCGTGCCCGTGCTGCGCACGGCATTGCGCAGGACGTCGCCCGTGGCCGCGGCGGTCAGGCGGACGTCGCCGCCCTTGGAGACGATCACGCCGCCGTTGTCGACCAGCGCGTTCACTTCCGGTGCGCCCAGGGCGACCGAGAAGCCCGAGCCGGTCAGCGTCAGCGTGGCGGTGTCGGCCGCGCCGAGCGTGACGTCGCCGGTGGCGTTGATCGCGCCCTTGTTCAGCACCTGGCTGCCCAGCAGGGCGACCTGGCGAGCGTTGATCGTGCCCTGGTTGACGACCGAAGCGTTGGGCGCGTTCGAGGTCAGATCGAGCACGCGCTGCGTACCGGCCAGGCGACCGCCGGCCATGAACTGCTGCGCGCTGACGTCCAGCGTCGAGGCGACGAGGCTGTCGGCGTTGACGACGGCCGAGGAGCCGAACATCACGCCCGCCGGATTGACGACGTACACGCGGCCATTGGCGTTCAGCGCGCCCTGGATGTCGGTGGCCTTGACCGGGCCGACGACGCGGTTCAGCACGGCCGACGAAGCGGTCGGCTGCTTGAAGGTGACCGACTGGCCTTGGGCGATGTCGAAGTTGTTCCAGTTCACTACCATCTTGTCGGTGGACTGGGTGACGGTGGTCGCCGCGCCCGAGGTGGCGATGCGGCCGGTGCCGTTGACGACGACGCCGCCATCGGCGGCCCATGCGCTGCCGACGCAGCCCATCGCCACGGCGAGGACGGTCGGCTTCAGGACGCGCAGGGCGTGTTGCGACGCCGACAGGTCGTCGGCTTCGTATCGTGCTTCGAATTGGTTCATGCGAACTCTCTTTCTGTGGGGATGTTGCAACCGGCGTCGTGGACGCCGGGTTCTCCGGGCGGGTGACGCAGCCCGGCCGCGGTGGCATCGCGCGACCGCTGCCGGCCCGTTTGACACCGGTGACGGACTCTAGGGGCCGTCCGTACGCGCGGGTATGAGACTTTTCCCAACCTCTCCTCGTGCGCTTAGCCGGGAGTCACTCGCCCGAAAACGACGAAGCCCCGCATGGCGGGGCTCCGTCGTGACGCGAATGCGTTCGCCTCATCGTCGTCGTTCGACCAGCGACACGGGCATCGAAACGCCCGTGCGCATCCGGGTGCCCGCGCCTTGCGACCCGTCGTTGCAGTGCTGGATCGGCCACACGCGCGTCAGGCGCATGCGGATGACGCACGTCAGCGCGATCCACCGGTCGAAGCGGACCTCGGCCTGCGACGGCGTGCCGCGTTCCGGCGCGATGCCGCGCCGCGACGACCCACGCGGGATGGCCAGCGAGGCACGCCGCGCGGCGGGCGTGCGCATCGCCAGTGCCGTGCGGCGCACGTCGGCCACGTCGCGCTCGTCGCGAACCGCCTGCACGCGCACCGGGGGGAGGTCGTGGATGCGCGGTTCCTGCAGCGCGACGGCGTCGGCGTCGCGTTCGACCGTGGCGTACACGCGCACGGTGGGCAGGTCGAAGGTGTGGATCGCGGATGCGGTCGTGGTCGTCGTGTCGCTCGCGGCGGCGGTACGGGTGGCGATGGAGTGGGTCGCCGCGACCATCGCCAGCGCGGCCATCAGGGTCATCGTTCTCATATCGGCAAGTCCTGTCGGTCGGCGGCCGCGAACGGTCGCCGTGTGGGGCGTGAAGCAATCGGGGGAATGGGTCGTTCTTCGGATCAGTCGTCCGGGACGATCGACGCCAGCGATGCGTCGAAGCGCATCCGCTGCGCCGGCGTCGCAAGCTCGGCCAGCACCTGGACGAAGCGCGGATGCCGCGCACCGGAGGCGATGTACTGCCAGCGGTACGCACGACGCAGCACGTCGAGCACGAGCAGCTGTTGGCGCATGCCGAACGGGCGTCCGCATGCGGCGACGAAGTACGCCGCGTCCGCATCGGCCTGTGCGCGCAGGATGTCGTCCACCGCGCCCAGCAGCGCGACCAGGTCGTCCATGGCCGCCTCGCGTTCGACGTGGTCGATGCGCGCGTTTTCGGCACGCCATTCGATCTCGTCCAGCACGCTGTGCTGGCACTCTTCGCGGAAGTGGAACAGGAACACGTCCTTCCACAGCGGGCACAGTTCCTGCGTCGGCGCGATGCTTTCCTCGTAGTGCCGCTGTACGAACAGCTCGATCATGAACACCAGCGCCAGCACCGCCCAGTTGCGGCGCGCCAGCACGAACTGCGCCACCGCGTTGGCCTGCGCCATCTTCGCGTGGCCGTCGGGCATGCGCGCTTCCAGCAGCGCCTCCAGCCTGCGGAACAGCTCCTGGTGCTTGATCTCCTCGTAGGAAAAACGCACCAGCGCTTCCAGCGCGTGCTGGTCGCCGAGCCAGTGGAGGCCCGAGGTCTGCAGCATCTTCGCGCCGATGAAACGCTCGCACAGGCCGAACATCCACGCGTAGGTGCGTCCCTGCACCTGGCTGAAGAAGCGGCGCTCGTCCGCGTCGAGGAAGTCCATGCGATCCACCAGCGACAGCCCGGCCGGCAGGAACGTGCGATCGAAGTCGAAATCGCGGCCGCGGATCACGTCGCGGTCGATCTCCCAGCGCACGCGCCTGGACACTTCGATGCAGCGCGCATACCGGGCTGCGTCGGCGGCCGCCACTTCGGCATTCCATTGCGGGGCGGTGGTGCGGGCAGTTGCAGCGTTCATTCGTGACTCCAGCAATCTCGTCGCGCCTGCCTCACGCAGGCGCCATGGTGGGATCCAGCACGGCCTTCACTTCGGCGACCGAATTTGCCGGGAAGCCGGACCGCTTCGCGTGTTCGTGGATGAGCGCCTCATCTCGCGCCATGTACACGCAATACGTTTTGTCTGCCGTGACGTACGAGTGCAGCCACTGGATGTCGGTGCCCAGTTCGTCGAGCACGTTGTTGGACTGCAGCGCGACGCCGCACAGCGCTTCCATCGGCTGGGCGCCGATGCCCTGGATGTTCCGTTCGATCACGTATTTCTTGAACATGACGACTCTCCTTGGTGCGCCTGCGCGGCGCGGATGACCGGCGGGGCCGGCGGGATTGGATGCGCCTTCAGCGCCTGTACGCGAGCACGTTGACGCCGTAGGCGTGCAGGTGCGTGTGGAACTTGCGGTCGATGTCGGTGCCGGCGAAGCACTCAAAGCGTTCGATCACGGCTGCGTCGTGCAATCCGCATTCGCCCAGCAGCTGCATCAGCGCCGGCTCCGTCACCGCACCGCCGATGCACGAGGCCCACAGGTCGGCGTTCGAACGCACGCCCTGCGCGAGTTCGCGATCGAGCACCACGTCGGCCAGGAACAGGCGGCCGCCGGGCTTGAGCACGCGCGCGATCTCGCACAACACGCGCGGCTTGTCGGGCGCGAGGTTCAACACGCCATTGGAGATGGCGACATCGACGCTCGCGTCCTCCATCGGCAGGTCTTCGAACGTGCCTTCGTGGACGCGCACGCGTTCGAGCAGACCCGCCTGCGCCGCGGCGCGCAGCGCACTGGCGCGCATGCCGGGCGTGAGGTCCACGCCGATCGCGCGACCGGTCGGGCCGGCGGCTTTCGCGGCGAGCAGCAGGTCCATGCCCGCGCCGCACGCGTGGTCCAGCACCACGGCCCCGGCAGGAATCGTGCCGATGCGCAGCGGGTTGCCGACGCCGGAAAAACGTTCGGTGCAGGCGGCGGGCAGCGCGGCGAGCTCGGCGGCGTCGTAACGCAACGTACGCACGGCGTAGTCGGCGCCGGTGTGGAAATGGAACCCGCTGCCCGGGGCCCGGGCGACGCGCTCGTAGGTCGCGCGCACCTGCCGATTCAGGGTCATCGTGTCCAGCGCGAGCGGGCAACGGCTCATCTTGGCCTCTCTTCGCCGGCGCGTTGCCGGCATGGGGCCAATCTACGGACGGCCGGTAACGGTCCGATGTCCCGTGTCGATGGATTTGTAACGCTTGGTAACAGGGGCGGATACTGCGCCCGACATGCGGCAGGATGCCCACCCGGCAATCCCTTGGCGATGACAGGTACGGCGATGGCCCACACGCCCTGCGTCCTGGTGGTCGACGACGACCAGCCCACGCGCGAGATGCTGCTCGAAGCGCTCGCGACCCACGGTTTCCGCGCATTGCAGGCGGGCGACGGCGCCGGCATGCGTCGCGAGCTCGAACGCGAGGCGCCCGACCTGGTGCTGCTCGACATCCGCCTGCCCGGCGAGGACGGGCTGACGCTCGCGCGTTTCCTGCGCGAGCGTTACGACGTCGGCATCATCATGGTGACGGGCTCGGGCGACGTGATCGACCGCATCGTCGGACTGGAAATCGGCGCCGACGACTACGTCGCCAAACCCTTCGATCCGCGCGAACTGCTGGCCCGCGTGAAGAGCGTGCTGCGGCGCATACAGGCGCGCCCCGACGCCGCGCAAGCGCCGGTGCAGAACGCACGACGCGTCCCATTCGGCCGCTGCGAGCTGGACCTCGACTCGCACCAGCTGTTCGACAGCGACGGCAGCGAGGTGATGGTCACGCACATGGAATTCGACCTGCTGCGCGTGCTGCACGAACACGCGGGCAAGGCGCTCTCGCGCGACGCGATCCTCACGTTGACGAAGAACCGCGAGTGGGAGCCGTTCGACCGTTCCATCGACATCCGCATCGCGCGCCTGCGGCGCAAGGTGGAGGTCGATCCCGACAATCCCCGAGCGATACGGACGGTGCGCGGCGTGGGGTACATGTTCGTGCCGTAGCAGGTCTGAGCCTTGCTTTCAGCCCTCTCCCGCTCGCGGGAGAGGGGTTGGGGTGAGGGCGAAGCGCGGTGACGACGGTTCGCCCTCATCCGCCTGCCGGCACCTTCTCCCGCGCGCGGGAGAAGGATTCTTCCCTGCCGCTGTCGCTGCGCAGGGATGTCGAGCCCTCTCCGATCAGGAGAGAGGCCGAAGCTCCGCGACATCGAGGCGTTTTTTGTTTCAGCCCTGTAACACCGTCGCCGCACGCGGAAACCCGCTCCTATACTCGCCCCACCCGCCCCCACGGGATGCGCCGATGAATACCGGCAACGCCACGCCGCAGGTCGACCCCTCGCCCATCGAAGCCTCGACCGCGCAGTCCTCGCCCATCGACGAGCGCGAGCGCGCACTGCGCGAAAGCGAGCTGCGCCTGCAGCAGGTGCTCGACAACACCTCCGCGGCGGTGTTCGCGAAGGATCGCGCCGGCCGTTACCTGTTCGTCAACCGCGAGTTCGAGCGCCTCACCGGGCGGGAAGCCGACGCGCTCATCGGCCGTAACGATCGCGACATCTTTCCACCGGAAATGGCCGCCGCGCTGCGCCGCAACGACATGCTCGTGCTACTGGAAGCGCGCGCGATGGAGTTCGAGGAAAGCGGCGTGTTCGCCGGCGAGCAACGCACGTTCCTGTCGGCGAAGTTCCCGCTGCTCGGCATCGACCAGGTGCCGTACGCGGTGTGCGGCATCGCCACCGACATCACGCGCCGCAAGCAGGTGGAAACCGCGCTGACCAGTTCCGCGCTCGCGGTGTCGGGCGCGTACGGCCGCAACCTGTTCGTCGAACTCTCGCGCTACCTCGCCGCGATCCTCGATGTCGACGTCGCTTTCATCGCGCAGGTCCGCGAGGACGATCCGGCGATGATGCACATCCTCGCCTTCGTCGCCGACGACAAGCCGCGCGAGCACTTCGACTACGCCATCGCGAACACCGCCTGCGACACCGTGGTGGGCCACGGCTTCCGGCTCTACCCCGCGGGGTTGTCGTCGTTGTTCCCGCTGGACGACGATTTCATCGAGATGGGCGCCGAAAGCTACGCCGGCTTCCCGCTCAACGATGCGCAGGGGAAACCCCTCGGCATCATCTCCATCGTCTCGCGGCGCCCGCTCGAACAACCCGAGTTCATCGAATCGGTGATGAAGATCTTCGCCGTGCGCGCCGCGGCGGAAATCGAGCGCCAGCGCGCGGAAGACGCCGCGCAGCGCAACGCCGAACACCTGCGCGCGACGGTGAACGCCGCACTGGACTGCATCATCGCGATGGACGAACGCGGCATGATCGTGAAGTTCAATCCGGCAGCGGAAGCGTGTTTCGGCATCCGCGAGCGCGACGCGATCGGCCGCTCGCTGGCGGACACGATCATTCCCGAACGTTTCCGCGAGCGACACCAGTTCGGTCTGAAGCTTTATCTGGAAGGCGGTCCGGGGCCGGTGCTCAAGAAGCGGCTCGAAGTCGTGGCGTTGCGCGCCGACGGCAGCGAGTTTCCGGCCGAGCTCGCCGTGGGCGTGCACGACAGTGCGGCCGGTAAGGTGTTCATCGGGTATCTGCGCGACATCACCGAACGCACCGAAGCCGAACAGCGTCGTCGGCGCCTGGAAGCGCAGCTGCTGCAGGCGAAGAAGATGGAGGCGCTCGGCCATCTCACCGGCGGCATCGCGCACGATTTCAACAACCTGCTCGCCAGCATCATGGGCTACGTCGCACTCGCGCACGAGCGCAGCGACGACGGCGAGGACGCGCGCCTGTCGGGCTATCTCGACCAGGCGCTGCAGTCGTGCGAACGCGCGCGCGACCTCATCCAGCAGATGCTGATGTTCAGCCGCGGCCAGAAGGGCCAGGCGCAGGCGATCGACGTCGCCTCGTGCATCGAGCAGAACCTCGCCGTGCTCGGCCCGGCGCTCGCCGACGGCATCCGCGTCGAACAGGACGTGCAGTCGAACGCGTGCGCGGTGCAGTTCGACCCGGTGCAGCTGGGCCAGGTGCTGCTCAACCTGTGCGTGAATGCGTGCGATGCGATGCAGGGCGAAGGCCGGCTCACGCTCGCCCTGCGCGACACGCGCGTGGAGGCGGCCGAATGCGCGGCATGCCGGCAGCCCGTGGAAGGCGCGTTCGTCGAACTGAGCGTCGGCGACACGGGCCCCGGCATCGAATCGGCGGTGCTGGAGCGCATGTTCGATCCGTTCTTCTCGACGAAACCGCCCGGAAAAGGCGCCGGCATGGGCCTGGCCACGGTGCACGGGATCGTGCATGAACACGGCGGCCACCTGCTGGTCGACACCGAGCCGGGGCGCGGGACGTCGTTCCGCGTGTTGCTGCCCGCGTGCCCGGAAGCCGCGCGTCCGACGCCTTCGCGACGGCGTTCGGATCGTCTCGGCGTCGCGCGGCGCGAAGGCCGCGTGCTGGTGGTGGACGACGAGCACAGCGTCGGCGAGTTCATGTGCGAACTGCTGTCGAACTGGGGACTGGAGGCGCATTTCGTCTCCACGCCTGAACTGGCGCTCGCGCGCGTGCGCGAATCGCCCGCGCATTACCGGCTGGTCATCACCGACCACTCGATGCCGTCGATGACCGGCGTGCAGCTCGCGCAGGCGCTGGAGCCGATCGCACCGCACCTGCCGGTGTTGCTGTACACGGGACTGGCCGATCGCATCCGCGAGCCGTTGCTTCCCGCGAACATGCTGCGCGCCGTGCTGCGCAAGCCGATCGACCACGCCCAACTGTCGCGCATCGTCGATGACGTGCTGGCCGATCGCGGCGCGCGCGACGCCTGAATCGCATGCGATAGTCGCAAGCAACGCGCGCCGACACGAAATCATGACGCTCCCATTACGAACGCATGCGGCACCATGCG from Lysobacter auxotrophicus encodes the following:
- a CDS encoding response regulator, giving the protein MAHTPCVLVVDDDQPTREMLLEALATHGFRALQAGDGAGMRRELEREAPDLVLLDIRLPGEDGLTLARFLRERYDVGIIMVTGSGDVIDRIVGLEIGADDYVAKPFDPRELLARVKSVLRRIQARPDAAQAPVQNARRVPFGRCELDLDSHQLFDSDGSEVMVTHMEFDLLRVLHEHAGKALSRDAILTLTKNREWEPFDRSIDIRIARLRRKVEVDPDNPRAIRTVRGVGYMFVP
- a CDS encoding methyltransferase domain-containing protein translates to MSRCPLALDTMTLNRQVRATYERVARAPGSGFHFHTGADYAVRTLRYDAAELAALPAACTERFSGVGNPLRIGTIPAGAVVLDHACGAGMDLLLAAKAAGPTGRAIGVDLTPGMRASALRAAAQAGLLERVRVHEGTFEDLPMEDASVDVAISNGVLNLAPDKPRVLCEIARVLKPGGRLFLADVVLDRELAQGVRSNADLWASCIGGAVTEPALMQLLGECGLHDAAVIERFECFAGTDIDRKFHTHLHAYGVNVLAYRR
- a CDS encoding DUF4242 domain-containing protein, coding for MFKKYVIERNIQGIGAQPMEALCGVALQSNNVLDELGTDIQWLHSYVTADKTYCVYMARDEALIHEHAKRSGFPANSVAEVKAVLDPTMAPA
- a CDS encoding PAS domain-containing hybrid sensor histidine kinase/response regulator, with amino-acid sequence MNTGNATPQVDPSPIEASTAQSSPIDERERALRESELRLQQVLDNTSAAVFAKDRAGRYLFVNREFERLTGREADALIGRNDRDIFPPEMAAALRRNDMLVLLEARAMEFEESGVFAGEQRTFLSAKFPLLGIDQVPYAVCGIATDITRRKQVETALTSSALAVSGAYGRNLFVELSRYLAAILDVDVAFIAQVREDDPAMMHILAFVADDKPREHFDYAIANTACDTVVGHGFRLYPAGLSSLFPLDDDFIEMGAESYAGFPLNDAQGKPLGIISIVSRRPLEQPEFIESVMKIFAVRAAAEIERQRAEDAAQRNAEHLRATVNAALDCIIAMDERGMIVKFNPAAEACFGIRERDAIGRSLADTIIPERFRERHQFGLKLYLEGGPGPVLKKRLEVVALRADGSEFPAELAVGVHDSAAGKVFIGYLRDITERTEAEQRRRRLEAQLLQAKKMEALGHLTGGIAHDFNNLLASIMGYVALAHERSDDGEDARLSGYLDQALQSCERARDLIQQMLMFSRGQKGQAQAIDVASCIEQNLAVLGPALADGIRVEQDVQSNACAVQFDPVQLGQVLLNLCVNACDAMQGEGRLTLALRDTRVEAAECAACRQPVEGAFVELSVGDTGPGIESAVLERMFDPFFSTKPPGKGAGMGLATVHGIVHEHGGHLLVDTEPGRGTSFRVLLPACPEAARPTPSRRRSDRLGVARREGRVLVVDDEHSVGEFMCELLSNWGLEAHFVSTPELALARVRESPAHYRLVITDHSMPSMTGVQLAQALEPIAPHLPVLLYTGLADRIREPLLPANMLRAVLRKPIDHAQLSRIVDDVLADRGARDA